The Xiphophorus maculatus strain JP 163 A chromosome 7, X_maculatus-5.0-male, whole genome shotgun sequence region ACTTTTATCTCCATTTCAGGTAAAGGCAGAGAACATTATCAGTGCACATCAACCCAGCAAACCCAGCAAAGGTAATTCCCTCTAACTACCAGACACTAGTTATCAAAAACACAGTCAGATGTGTGATAGAGCTGTGAAAAACTTTAGAGAACGGCTatgaacattttttcacaatatcTAAAACAAACGTTAAAGCTGAAAGTATTTCATACATTAAACCAAACTGTTTTTGTTCCCACCCTGCCTTAACTAAGACACATACAAAAGACAGTTTATTCATGATTTCCACGCTGATGATGAAAAACATCAATTAGAGCAGCCGGGATTTAAGTCAGTCTTCAGTGTTTTCACAGCAGCTTGGCCTCACGTGAGCCAGGCTGCAGTATCTGTAGAGTAACAATGACTTTAACAGCTTTTCTGAACCAGGGGTAGAACAGGGCATAGATCAAAGGGTTCAGACAGGAGTTGGAATAAAAGACAAAGCACAAAATCGATACATATGAGGTACTGGTTAGATTAACTTCAACTATAGAGTAACAGTAATATGGACAGTAACACATTAGATATACAACAACTAGAACCCCCAGAGTTCTGGCTGCTTTTAACTCTGATCTCTTTGTTCCTGATGTCGCTGAATGAAACGAGGCGACTGTAATGTGAGAGCGCATGGCACGAGCCTGAGACACAGCCACCACAAATACTCTCAAATACAGAACTATGATGGTTGTTACTGGAagtatgaaattaaaaatgaggTCAAATGTTCCTAGAATGTAGTTTATGATTAATTTACATTCTCCAGTGCAGAATTTACTCCTGCTAGGCTGAACCATCACATCATTTGAATAGACAAAGCTGCAGGAAGAAGCACAGAAccaacacagacaaacacaatatTTGACTCTCGTCAACGACATTTTCCTGGAGTAATCCAGAGGGTAGCATATATCAATATAGCGGTCGACTGATATCAGGACAATGTTCCAGATTGAAGCACTGATGAGGTTACAcatcaaaaaccaaaacaaagcacaCATGGCGTCTCCAAGAAACCAGCAGAATGTAATTCTGTAGATTTCAAAAGGCATCAGCAGGAGACcaacaaaaaagtctgaaacaCCCAGAGAGACGAGGAGGATGTTTGTAGGAGTGTGGAGCTGCCTGGAAGGAGACAAAATCACAATTATGCatcaaatatagaaaaaatatctaaattttaaatctttttccttTTAGCTAGACATTTCCAAATGCTAAGGTGGAAGTTTAGTGTAGGTTGAGCTGAGAAGCTGCTGTTTGCCTGAAGTGTGAGActgagatgatgatgaggaggttGAGCACTACAGTGATCAGTGAGATGAAGAGCAGCACAGAGTTCAGGAGAACGGCTTCAGACCAGTGAAGTGTGGGCTTCCTGCAGGAGCTGTTGAGGAGATGTGGGAAACAGAGATCAGTTCTGTCTTGGATCTCCATCCTCAGACGGCTGCAGCTCTCTGATCTGATCCTGTCCTGTAACACATGTTTTCCTGTCCTCCCTCCTCTGTTGCTTTATCTCTCTGGGGAGTTTCTAGTTTCTCCTCCTCCACTTTGGAGATGCATTTCATCcatataatttatcttttttgtgtgtgtcccccataagaaaaaaaattcctgacAAAAGTTGAAAAGACATTATTCAAGTAAGAAGACATGCCCATGGCCCTGCGGTTGATGAATTTGTTGACTGGTGtgataaagctttttttttcattaaatgtacAGAATGCAAAGGACATGTGCATTGATTTTAGACAGAATCCCCATAACACAAATCAAACGGTAATCAAAGGTCAGACAGTGGAGACAgtagaaaactataaatatctttGGACTATTTTGGgtaataagttaaaatttacCTAACATTcagaaaacctacaaaaaaggCCCAGCAGAGATTATTTTGTCTAAGGAGGCTCGCAGAGTTTCAAGTTGATTAGTCATTGATGATCCTATTTTATAGATCATATATTGAATCAGTGTTGACCTTTTCCCTCCTCTGTTGGTTTGGGAATCTTAGTATTAGACcaaaaaatgcagagaaataCATACTAGCAATACGATCTTAGGGGTTGAACAATGCTCACTTACAGAACTGTGCAAAACACAAATCATTAGGAAAACTAAAGCCATTATTGCTGATCATCCTTTACATGCTGAGTTCCAGTTTCTGCCTTCTGGCATCAGGCTCAGACCTCCTTCTATAAAAAGTAACAGGTAGTCAGCTGAACCCCCAAGTAAAGGACTACTCTTTTTATTCACATCCTCATAACTCATATTCTAgacttgattatttttttatcccaaAATCCTACCTACTGTCATGTTGAGGTCAATCTTTCGAACCCACATGCGCAGAACACACTCTGGAGACGGGTAACGGTAAAGGTGATTTATTAAATACTGTGCAAACAGGAATGTACAAAGGTGATCCGGAACTGGTGCTCgtctgtgtggttctggatttTTGCCGGTGAGCTCGTCAGAGCACGGAGAGGTGAACCGCTAGGATCCGGAGCTGCAAGCTGGAACGAGGGCGTGAGTTTCTCTAGGGCGGACAGGTGGATGGAGGGAGATCTC contains the following coding sequences:
- the LOC111609216 gene encoding trace amine-associated receptor 13c-like, whose protein sequence is MEIQDRTDLCFPHLLNSSCRKPTLHWSEAVLLNSVLLFISLITVVLNLLIIISVSHFRQLHTPTNILLVSLGVSDFFVGLLLMPFEIYRITFCWFLGDAMCALFWFLMCNLISASIWNIVLISVDRYIDICYPLDYSRKMSLTRVKYCVCLCWFCASSCSFVYSNDVMVQPSRSKFCTGECKLIINYILGTFDLIFNFILPVTTIIVLYLRVFVVAVSQARAMRSHITVASFHSATSGTKRSELKAARTLGVLVVVYLMCYCPYYCYSIVEVNLTSTSYVSILCFVFYSNSCLNPLIYALFYPWFRKAVKVIVTLQILQPGSREAKLL